Below is a window of Dehalococcoidia bacterium DNA.
TGACTTCCATGTGCGATCAAGGATCTCCGTTGCACCGTAGCCGTTGGGTGTGGTGACGAGCAAAAGTCCTCCGGGGCGCAGGTGGTCGGAGAGCAGCGCCATGAGGCGCTCTATCTCCGTAATGTGCTCTATGAGTTCCGAGGCGATGATGATGTCATAGACTTCGCGCGGGTCCACGTCCCACAAGGTCTTGCAAACGAACGTGGCGTTCCGTGGCGCATCCTTTCTCGCCAGAGTGATGTTTGCTTCATCAATGTCAAGCCCCAGAACGTCCGCCTGCGGAAAACGTGCCGCCAGAGGTCGCGCGAAAATGCCGTCGCCGCAGCCTATGTCCAGGACGCGAATCCTCTCGCCGGGACGCGTCGTGAGGTATGCGCTGATGAAGGGCTCGAAGAAACTGAGGCGCTTCTCGAAAAAAGAGAGGCCACCGTGGGGGGCGCGGAATCGGATTTCATGCTTGCCAGTGAACAACTCGGGTATCTTCATCAGCCCTCCTACGTCGTTATTTGGCTAGAGGATGCCACTTCTTCAACGGTCTTCAAGACCTCGCGGCGTCGCTTTTCCAGCGGGAAGCAGTCCACGATGCGCTGTCGGGCGCGTGGCCCCAACTCCGGACGCTTCAATGCCTCGCTAATACCGCGTGCCAGGGCTTCGGGAGTGCGTTCTTGGACATAGACGCCGCAGTCGCCGACGACCTCTGGCAGGGCAGCCGAGCGCGTCACCACGGGCACGCATTCGCACAGCATTGCCTCGGCGAGGGAGCACGCGAACGCCTCGTGGCGGGATGCCTGCACGTAAGCGGCGGAGCGTCTGTATATGCTCAAGATATCTTGACTGCTGACTTCGCCCAGGAAGGTCACGTTGGGCGGAGCGAGAGCGCGGAGAGAGGCGATGCTGGAGTCCCACCATCCGCCCACGACTCGGAACTGGACATTGGGCAGGTAACGCGCAGACTGGACGAAAAGCGGGAGGCCCTTTCGCTCGTTGTAGAAGTGAGAGATGGTGCCCACCGTCAGGACGGAGCGCTCTTTCGATACGTCCCGAGAAGGCGTGAAGCTGTCCACTTCAAATCCATGGTAGATGCAGCGGACGGGGCTGATATTCGGGATATTGGCTCGTGCCTCTTGAGTATTGAAGTCCGAGACGGTGAGCGTCATATCACAGTGGGAGAAAACGTACTGGGGGCACCAGCGCTTGTACCAGAGGTATGGCATGCCGTCAGGCGGCTGCCCCACGTCCCATCCGCCCGCCACCACCACCGTGCGCTTGCGCAGCATCCGGGCGAAGGCCACGGTGAAGAACGCGTGCAATGAACCGAACCACGCAAAGGCCACGTCGCACCAGGCGACGCCTCTCCGCAGGGGATAGATATCCCTCAATCCGCGAAAATGGCACTCTCGAACGTCATAAACGCCCTGGAGGATCAGGAGGTCCCGCTGGACGTACGACCATGGGTGTTGATGAACGAAAAGGACTTTGAGCTTGTGGCTCACGGGGCGCCTTTGCCCATCGCGAAGGCGAGCGTTCGCCGGACGACGTTGACCGCCCACCGCGCGGGGTAGAACAGAGTGTCGTTCAGGATGACGTGATGCGTCAGGAAGCGCGAGCTACTCACCAGGTCCAGGAGGCGCATGGCCCAGTCCATCTCGGCGGGGCGCAGTCGGCGCACGGGTAAACTGACCGGGCTCGTCACCTCAATGTCCTTTTCGTCCAGGTGGCCGACGCCCTCGCGCGCCGCGAGCATGGCTACTTCGGAGCGATAGGGGTCCAGCCCGCCTAGGCGCATGGCGGTAGCGTCCAGCGCCACGGGGTCCGTGCTGGCCAGCAGCAGGTCGAGGCGCACCATCTGGCCGTTGCTGGGCCCTCGGCCCTCCATCGCCTCGACTGCGTCCATGAGGCAGAT
It encodes the following:
- a CDS encoding methyltransferase domain-containing protein, producing MKIPELFTGKHEIRFRAPHGGLSFFEKRLSFFEPFISAYLTTRPGERIRVLDIGCGDGIFARPLAARFPQADVLGLDIDEANITLARKDAPRNATFVCKTLWDVDPREVYDIIIASELIEHITEIERLMALLSDHLRPGGLLLVTTPNGYGATEILDRTWKSVRVSFTTSHILNPIRRALIAARILGQNERERRLMKLYPHVQAFTVKRLRRLGADAGLRVISVGSTSFLKGFMPWDTVFGKSMRLRAWDARLADSLPYSFANGWLLTYIKTVE
- a CDS encoding glycosyltransferase family 4 protein, whose amino-acid sequence is MSHKLKVLFVHQHPWSYVQRDLLILQGVYDVRECHFRGLRDIYPLRRGVAWCDVAFAWFGSLHAFFTVAFARMLRKRTVVVAGGWDVGQPPDGMPYLWYKRWCPQYVFSHCDMTLTVSDFNTQEARANIPNISPVRCIYHGFEVDSFTPSRDVSKERSVLTVGTISHFYNERKGLPLFVQSARYLPNVQFRVVGGWWDSSIASLRALAPPNVTFLGEVSSQDILSIYRRSAAYVQASRHEAFACSLAEAMLCECVPVVTRSAALPEVVGDCGVYVQERTPEALARGISEALKRPELGPRARQRIVDCFPLEKRRREVLKTVEEVASSSQITT